A window of the Phaseolus vulgaris cultivar G19833 chromosome 5, P. vulgaris v2.0, whole genome shotgun sequence genome harbors these coding sequences:
- the LOC137833985 gene encoding uncharacterized protein, producing MKIFIHSTDKGIWESIENGPFIPQVKRDEVFVNKPSSEWTEAENKKVKFDWIAKNIITSALRCDEFFRVSQCSSTKEMWDILEVTHEGTTDVKRARKHPLIQEYELFRMQKGESIWDVQNRFSHIVNHLISLGKTFDEEELNINILKCLERTW from the coding sequence atgaaaattttcatacaCTCAACCGATAAGGGTATTTGGgaatcaattgaaaatggtccatTTATACCTCAAGTCAAAAGAGATGAGGTTTTTGTTAATAAACCTTCATCTGAATGGACTGAGGCAGAAAATAAGAAAGTTAAGTTTGATTGGATagctaaaaatattataacatctgCTCTAAGatgtgatgagtttttcagggtttcACAATGCAGCTCGaccaaagaaatgtgggacatcttAGAGGTCACACATGAAGGCACAACTGATGTCAAGAGAGCAAGGAAGCATCCTCTGATTCAAGAGTATGAACTGTTCAGGATGCAAAAGGGAGAATCTATTTGGGATGTGCAAAATAGGTTTTCTCACATTGTGAACCATCTTATTAGTCTTGGTAAGACGTTTGATGAAGAAGAGCTTAACATCAATATACTGAAGTGTCTTGAGAGAACATGGTAG